aatataccccaagttataatatccaggagcttacggttcagtttgtatcctgcccacaatgTTTTCCTtttaagtgatactacgaccttgacctttgaccttgaaaaacaataggcaccttcctctcatcatgatgatcaaatataccaagttataatatcctggagatTACGGCTCGGTTTGTATTCTGCCCACAATGTTTtcttaaaaagtgatactacgaccttgaccttgaaaaacaataggcatcttcctctcatcatggtgatcaaatataccaagttataatatcctggagcttacggttcagtttgtatcctgcccacaaggttttcctaataagtgatactacgaccttgacctttgaccttgaaaaacaataggcatcttcctctcatcatgatcaaatgtaccaagttgtaaagccCTAGgacttatggttcagtctgtatcctgtccacaaggtccggacagataGACGGGCaccgccataccataatatgtaccgtcttcgacgggcgtataaaaagtaaagaaaatcaagCTCATTTGAGTGTTTATTACCACACCAAATTCTACTGGAAAACATTGATCACGATTGACACGCGGGTTTGTGAACGCACCAAATACAACTAGCCCATTTGGCGAATGGGTAAGTgctatatttgaaaaataatgcaCTCAAGTTTAATGCTTAGAACTAAACAGACCAACATCTGGAACTAGATACAACACTATCTACATTAATagactagctgcaataatgcaGCCATCCCCCAAGGTGTAAGATTTAAAAATCACCCCTGTTGCTACTTATACACCAACCAAGGAGAGTAAAAATAAGGGGGGTGGGGATAGAGAGTTTGTGTAAACAATAGCCTATCCATTAATTGACAACATTTGACATATAAACAGAAATCCATATATCTTGAAAAACAACATGTAGAAACTCTTAAAAAGCCTATACAATTCCATGTAACTTATAGAGACATCAGGGAACACGAAACACGAGGCAAGGATTACATGTAAACAAGCACCTATACTCTGACAAAATTCCATAAAAGCAAAGCATTTAGGGGGATAATTTACAATTGCATACATGTGTACAACAACCCGAAATGTTTACTGAATTTGAAACAACAAGGTTACCATGTCTTCCACTTCTGTTGCggtttctttgttgttttctgTATCTGACATGATGCTCGGGCTTTTAAATTTTCACAATGGCGGCAAAATGGCGCTTACCATAATTGTCCAATAGAATTCGAGATAACAACTAGCATACGGCAACCCTAGCGGACAAACTTTTCGTTCTGAAAAGTTGGATTATAGGGAAGAGTAAAAATACTGAATAAATTTGTGTTTTATGTTTCATAACACCTTTTTAACTTTCACTTTGAATTAgcatattttttctatattgaaattattgacgctaaatatgtaaaatgtagCAAATTAAAGAACGACTTAACCAATATTCACAGCTGCCCGATTGGAAGCGTTTGAATGACGCAGATAATTTTGACAACTGTGACCGTTTTTTCAGGAAAATTTAGGAGTGAAAAGTACTACTAGAAAAAAACGTTGATATCCTCTTTATTgagatatacatacatgtaaacaaaacaatgaTGTTTCTTTTATTGGACATGGAAAGTCAACGAAGACGATGAATTGACAAAGACCATTCATCTCGGACAAATAAGGTATATGACGTGATTTTTTAATGTTCATTGTACAAGAGGAACATGTCCAGTTGATACATTGTATGCTCTTTTATCAATTGTATGTGGATTTATGgtaaagaaaaatgtattaaaattgtACTGGTAAGACAGGTTCATCGGATTGAACGAAACCAGATGCAGAATGGTTTTAACACTCCTCACTCTACATATAATCATACTCAGAAACTAGTCATACTCAATCGGCTTTGcgatgtatatttatattcatttgcaatctttaatttattttgaaatcccaaGATTGTCTTGAATAATCAGGTCTGGATTTAAAGGCCTTACATGCCTTGctttttcattaatgtatatatgtGAACTCTGacagtagtagtacatctgaatgattgttatttatttatattttcattttcaactgttttctcttatataacactattacgagcaatatgTATTTATCACTGTATAAATACCTATATGGGGCCAACTGAGCAATACCTGGGACTTAAATTAAAAAtcgatttgtttgatgtactctgacTGACCTATGAAATTTGCCCCGACCCTGTCATTTTTTCCACACttaaaaattttataattttttttttttttcgctcCCTGGAAAGTAGACATTCTTCAAATTAGTTTTAAGCTTTAtgccattttttaaattttgaatagttgttttatgaaatttttgttATCAAAATGTCCTTTGGGCGTCTTtcatttctactttcactttgatactgaccatttgttaatccgagaacttttcaaacacttttctatATGAACGAAATATACCGCATCACTctccaaattaccacattatcTACCAACAAAATAGAGCAAGAAGCTATGAACTCCTCCGTCGAGGCCAGATCGTATTTgtgtacaaaagtttgaaagccattttacttaaataaaaaatcacgTGGGAAAACTCACCAAAATTATGGCGGACCACGAGTCTGCATTCAAATTGATGgtctatatttctgaaaaagcacacatattattttgatatgggaTTATCTAAATGTTATGACAATTTAATAGATGAAAGGTTCTTTCACTTTGCTCTTAAATTGAGACACAGGAATGGAACACGATCGTCACAACAAATTGAACAATGCGAGAAATGGGCAATATTAAAACTTCTGTAAATTGCCGTCATCATGCAATTCACTTGGATATTCATGGATCACATTGAAGTGTTTAAGTGATTACTATTATGAAAGTCAAACCATAAATAGAAGAATCGATCGGTGGCAATAAAAAGGGGTGTTAATTTATTAATAACTGTAGAGGTCCTCATCCGTGACAAATGCAAAACGTCTTGAGAAAATTCCAGGAGACATTGTATaatgtgtacaaaatgaatgGCAGCgttgtgtttaatgaaaacatcagaaaatttgtaaatctaattttcatgacattccaaaaaaaaaaaagcaatacCGACCAACCTTCCAATCTGGAAAAAtttgggtcggagtacatcaaccaaaaaaatttttaatgatggcctgaaTTGCATTTCCTTTGCTTCCCCCCGTAGGCTGATTCTTgcatgtagttgggaaaaaaaacaaaagaTTTTATTACAgagttttgaattattttagagataagtttttttaattgatgaATATAATCTTTTTACAGGTTGGTTGTGATAATATGGCTACCTACACAGCTGGGAATAATTCGGTGGATCTTGCCATAGACCCGCTCATCACATGCCAACTTTGTCTGATGGAGTGTTCCCTGCGGGAAATGTACGAGCTGAAGGATTGTAAATGTCTCTATTGTGAAAAGGTATATGGCTATCCTTGATTCTGAAGTTAGGTACAAATTTGTTAACCGCAAGATTATTCACACATGCTGCATGGTTGTATGAAtgttacaacatgtaaatgatttcagTGCATGAGACAGTACCTGCAGGTGTTGATTACCGATGGCAGTATTCTAACAATTACATGTCCTGATGCCAAGTGTAAAAAGCAAGGGAGGATGGAAGCTCCAGAGGTAAAAGATCATACATACAGAGACATGTTAAGGAGGttctctacatcgtcataatggctgacttccttttaaaacatggatgaaaatataaatatcagcaatatttgtcttttcatttcaaaaattctagcctagctgagtagctcagtaggttaacatgttgattgctgaactgtagatcatgtgtttgagtccagcaggggttttaaattttgctcagattgctttcaactaaaactgcattttttgactaaataaagtaaatttgaaagttttcaatttcaaaatattgttgtacatatcctccacttttcatccatatcaaatttctgtggtgtagcatacctccttaatggAACAATCCCTCACTAAACCAGTGTTATTTGTCTGAAATGTACCAAACATATGAGAAGTGACACACCCCTTTGATTAAACTGCAAATTAGGGCTTATGTGCATGCTTTCATTATAGGATAGAAATATGAATGAGAGAGACTGTGacataattttctttctttaaattgtgtagcattaaaaaaattattgtgtATTAAGATTAAATTTTTTCTCTTTGCAGATTGAGTCTCTTGTAGATGCAAGTTTGTTTGCCAGATATCACAGACTAAGGCATCAAAGAGGTAAGCAAAATATTGCTACACTAATAAGACATTTGTTTAGACAAACAACAAAGGCAGTTtatgttaaaataaaatgtattatacttgaaacatatatacacaagtaaacaaaacatacatgtatttggcatTTGGGGGTAAACTGAGCTATGCAAGATGGGCAGTGTGAAATACTTAGACCTGTAGCGTACTACGCTCCACCCAATCCAGGACAGTAAAATGCACTATTCTTTTGCCCAGTGATAGTAAACTACAGACTGTGGAAATGAGATAAAAATGAgttaacatttatgttttgggcCACGTCGGTTTGTGCCAGCTGGCATGCTTAACGACTTAGTGATTATAAGCTTACTATAAGAGTCGGAAGTCGAGCAGGGATGAACTAGcactacagttttacatgacTTGACTGCCAAATAAGATGGGTTATGAGATGAGTCAAAATTTGTATGATAGATGTCAGTACTGTAGGAAACTTAAATGTCACACATGAGTGCATCACACAAGTTTTATACGTCTGTCTTTAGACAGGACATATAATGGTGTGGCTATCGTGTCTGTCTGTCCCGCTTCGTGTCCGGCTTGTAACTCAAATATTATGAGatctagaatcatcaaactttttctgCTGATATACTTTGAGTAGAGGGTGGGTTGCACTTTAAAGATATGTCACTGTGACCTTTTGATTAAGACGATGTGTCCAATTATGGCAAAATCCTGTTCGACTGCACCTGGACAATTATTTggtctagaatcatcaaacttggcTGGTTAATGCATCTTAGGAAGATGTGTCCTGTTCTAAatcaaggtcactgtgacctatgaTTAAGATGATATGGCATAGTCCCTTTTTTGGGCTCATGTAGATATGAGTCCTAGAATcaacaaactttgtcaatttaTGCATCTGTACAGAAATGTAAATTGTAGCTTAAAATCAGGTCactaaaatcttttaaaatggtAAGTATTTAAGAAAACCAAATAACAATGAGGCAATCCCTACATATGTTAGAGAGTAatccccaaaaaaaaacccattcaaTAATCATTAcatcaagaaaaaaatattgtttttaattcagAAACTGTAGCTTTTAACTGTCCCATTAAGATTCCATTAACCCCTTGGGAGTAAGCCATGGTGTGTCAAAGTTCAGCTGTAGATTCaaagatcattttgataagagCTAAATTACATCTGTCCAGttaaagattaattaatgagtatAATCATTCAACCCAAAATAAGTAATTCATACCATGTGAAAGAAATTatcaatatatgtattaataaaatgaaaatgtgttttGTAATATTTCTGTAGTTATTTGAAAAATTCAAGAGATATTGATACATTGACAACAAGTCAATTGCAATGTGCATTAGACACATTACAAGGAATAATATTGATTTTACGTCAGACCTAAATGCAAAGATATTTGTGCAATCTTTGGACCAATTAAGGTTGACATGATTTTGTGTCATGCACTTTTATCTGTgtataatgaataaacatctGACTGGCGTATCATGTGCTGGGGCGTTGCACTCTATTTCTACAATGCAGTCGACCGTCATATCCTTTAATGATGGCAACAAAATCACACTTCATtatttgtacattgtatttacatcCACACCAAATGAACAGACTGTAGAACATATTTTTGGTCTGTATACTGTTGTATTAGAagttagcttagatatgcagaacaggaaatcttttctagatttcatatcCCTTGGGGTTAGTGGTGCTTTTAACTAATACTAAGGTGACCAataaggtctgtgggcctcttgtagtaaaaagaaattttaaaatcaaatttatattAAGAATCACCTTGTTATCTCAAAGTCGATAGGTCAAGAAAAAACTTTTGAGTTATCTGTGGATTCAAGATTTTGCGGTTAGAATAGTATAcataaagaataagtggttgggacctCTAACTCATTTCGACATACCCATGGTATTCGAGTTATCAATGTTTAAGATACTGAAGTTCCACtgcatgcattttgttttgcattttatgTCAAATAAATCTGCTCATTCTTCATGTATTTTACTTCTAAGTAAGTATCATGGTATGCATTGTGAGTTCAAGTATTACAATCTTTGTATTGGCTTACTGCTATATTGTCCAAGGTCTTCTAATCTtcatttttttgtgtgtgtgaaatttTTATTGTATTATTACCTATTTTGATGGATTATTTTATAGAATCTGTAGTGTGTACCCATGCTTTTACTGAGCCATAAAAGCCTGAATGAAAAAGCACAGGGTCTACCTTAGCTCAATTGTGATCTGGTATCTGTTCATAGACAAGAGAGGGTGAATCTCAAATTATGATGTCACATCTGTTTGTACAGGTACAGGTGGAAATGAACACTTTGTTTGCtatcaaaaatgtaaacatatacaCAGAATTTGtagaatatataataaaaaggttatcaCAAGCCCAGTTCATTTTACCATCAACAACCTTAGGTGGGTGTATTTCTGATATTATTCAGTCAATGAGCTGTAGTGAGCACACCGGTAAAATCCTATTGTCTCATTCATCTGTGAAACTTGTGAATTACAGCAACAAATGATGATGACGGTTCTTCTCAAGGATCAATGTGCATGTAAATCAAAGACTCCTTTCTCAATCCGTGAAAATTTAACCCCCGCAGAAGAAAAATActcaatgaaaatgttttctttctttcagaGATTGAGTTGGATCCCAATCGTACCTTTTGTCCGGAGGTGGGCTGTGAGACTGTGTGTCATGTTTGTAGCACGTCGTCAGGGGAACACTACAGTCCCATTCCTGTAGACTGCCCAGAGGTATTTGTTCTGAGCAAATCAATGGAGGCAACATAGACACCAAGTTTTGTCTCATTTCATAGCaaaccttaaaaacagaggcccCTTGTCATGGTAGGCATTGACACAATAAAAACCACTCTAAACTGCTTCTCTGTTTGTAGTGTGGACTCCAGTTTTGTTCAGTGTGTAAGGCGAAGTGGCATGAGACCAGAACATGTGATGACGTTATGTTTAGTGGCAGGCAGGAGGATGCTGGGTATTTCAGTttttatgctacatgtatttgttcaaTGTAATGCTGCTCTAGCTTTTCATTATTCAGCACACTATATTTGTTAATCAGTAGAAGCTGTTATagcatttcattttatatcataCACATAAAAGGATTTTATCTTTGCATATTTCACAGCTCGAATTTCATATTAAAGAGAAATTGTTTTTTAAGATGCATATTCTTGtatgtaatttttcaaaacaatttttttcagAATTCCCTACAACAGCAGAGAAGACGCAATGATCAAGCGGTGCCCAGTGTGTCGTGTACCTATAGAACGGAACGATGGTTGTGCTCAGATGATGTGTAAACGCTGCAAACACGTCTTTTGCTGGTATTGTCTGGCCTCACTAGATGTAAGTAGTCTCCCTTTGAACAGCTTCAGAGGCTATGATTAGGTAAAAGCCATAAGCTTTTATACATTGTGAATTAGTTACCTGTTTTCATGTAACTTTTTCTACTAATCTAGATCTGATGGGTATGTATACATACTGTAGCTTCTTTGTATAATCTGAGTGCTTCATTTGACAAAATTGTTGCATACCTTTAATGCGTGAAAAGGCAACATCATAATACTATTCTCTGAGGAAGAACATCATAATCTACtgatatattgattaattaatgataaaaatgaaagagAGAAAGGTTTCTCGTGAATTAGCAAGTATTAAATACTTGTGTATAACAAGGAAGTATTTAATTTGAATACAGAGAAGATCGGATTCTgtatatttctaatattttgtcaattttatctgttatatatttgtatctgtAAAATCATGATTCCTTTTTATAAGCAACAAGGAAGGAATagataaaattgattttgagATTTACCAATAGAAGAATTTACATGAGGTGAAATTACAGACCAATGATCGATATGAAAGCAGTAGTTCTAAtagtacactgtacattaaGTGCTTGGTAGATTTGAAATGTTCAGGTTTATTTGCAGCACGACTTTCTTCTCAGACATTATGACAAGGGACCATGTAAAAACAAACTTGGGCATTCCAGAGCATCAGTTATTTGGCACAGAACACAGGTAAGAACCATTAAAGACATGACTGACCATTAAACTGGCACAGAACACAGGTAAGAACCATTAAAGACATAACTGACCATTAATTAAACTGGCACAGAACACAGGTAAGAACCATTATAGACATGACTGACCATTAAACTGGCACAGAACACAGGTAAGAACCATTAAAGACATGGCTGACCATTAAACTGGCACAGAACACAGGTAAGAACCATTAAAGACATGACTGACCATTAAACTGGCACAGAACACAGGTAAGAACCATTAAAGACATGTCTGACCATTAAACTGGCACAGAACACAGGTAAGAACCATTAAAGACATGACTGACCATTAAACTGGCACAGAACACAGGTAAGAACCATTAAAGACATGACTGACCATTAAACTGGCACAGAACACAGGTAAGAACCATTAAAGACATGTCTGACCATTAAACTGGCACAAATGTTCTTAAGACAGATGTTAGGAAAAGGAACATACAACAGACAAATCCTCTGAAATATGTTAGTGGTCAATGGCTTTCAAGAATTTTCAGTGAAAACGGGAataattctttgaaattttatatatgTACTTGTTTTAGCGTATTTAGACTTTAGTTCAGTTGGAATTAAAGCCAATCTAATTAAGATTGCATCTTTTCACGCTTGTGATGGTGATATGTTGGGGTTTCACAGAGACATGTAAGTGACAAATCCCGTTTCACAGAGACATGTAAGTGACAAATCCCGTTTCACAGAGACATGTAAGTGACAAATCCCATTTCACAGAGACATGTAAGTGACAAATCCCATTTCACAGAGACATGTAAGTGACAAATCCCATTTCACAGAGACATGTAAGTGACAAATCCCGTTTCACAGAGACATGTAAGTGACAAATCCCGTTTCACAGAGACATGTAAGTGACAAATCCCATTTCACAGAGACATGTAAGTGACAAATCCCATTTCACAGAGACATGTAAGTGACAAATCCCATTTCACAGAGACATGTAAGTGACAAATCCCGTTTCACAGAGACATGTAAGTGACAAATCCCGTTTCACAGAGACATGTAAGTGACAAATCCCGTTTCACAGAGACATGTAAGTGACAAATCCCGTTTCACAGAGACATGTAAGTGACAAATCCCATTATACATAAACCGTTAAAATTTACTCTCCGTACCTTGAAGCACTAATTGTTTATACAAGATGTTGGTCACTTGAAACTGTATTAGCACCAAGTAGGCTATACCTGAGAGATGGCAGTTGTTATATTGACACAGCATGACAGATTGGAAGAACCTGATTAGTACTGACTCTATGCTGTGGATTAATTTGTTAATTGATTGGCTGCAATGGTCATTTCAACCAACTTAAAGTTTGAAAGTTAGATGATAGTTATGAAACATGACACTAATCTTGAGAGGGATtgttacaaaaaagaaaatgaatgaaCACAAGTAAAAAATACTCAGttttttatttatgatttaGATGAAAGATAGTTTTATGATTAAATATATTAACTGAGGAAAGTGAAATTATAAAATTGACCACTATTTAATACaggatataaacaaaagttaatGTGTATATAGCAGAAAACTTCAAACCAATCAACATGAAACATGAGAATGATTTTGGAGATTTAACTTTCTTAAATATCCTTAAATTTTCCATATCCATGTTAATAATAAGCAATATTTACTATACTAGTATTGGGTCGTGTAGCTCTACCCCTTCACATATTTACATGACAATGAAATGTTTGACAGGTGGTTGGGATCTTTGCTGGCTTTGGAGTCCTGCTCTTGGTTGCCTCCCCTTTCCTGCTCCTGGCGGCACCGTGTATTTTATGCTGTAAATGTAAGCTGTGTAAATGCTGTGAAGAAGATGACGATGTCATTGATGTTGTGACAGCATGACAAGATGTCATCAAATTTGTGACACCAAAACATTTATGGAGACCAAAATATTAGAGTGAGGAGGGCaagtttatgaaaatttattcCACAGTGTTTTGAAAACACCATTTATTGAAGGATTATCATctcgaagaaatatatttttagtaTGATTTGGATTGAGTGGGTAAATAAGTATAATGTCTTGACACCTCACTGGTTTGTATAACAACCTGTAGAGGTACATGTATGGTGTTAAATCTGTCTTGTTACAGATTTTGATGTTTTCCTATAGATTCTATAGTTTTCTAACTCAGTTATGATGTCACTCACATCTGCTTACataactctatgattatggtgTCACACCTGTTTCCAAATAATATTGGATGTGAACACTTCATCTGCtactaaaaatgtaaataaatgtgTGCTGCTAGAATTAGAAATGTATAAAATTCGAATAATATGTAATGAAAAAGTCCTTGACTGAATATCGGGAAACATGACTATCCTCAGTCGTTGTGCTGAAGCAAGCTCGATCTGCTGCTACCACGCAACAACCTCGGGCAGGCATGTATCCCGATATTAAGTCAGTAACTTGTGAATATAAAATTTCACTGTCATGAAGATGGTATGGTAATTTTTCAACAATGATATCTATATACTTTTTATTCACTTACAGATTCAACAGATGTCTCAAATATATGTGCAGTGTAGATTTAAGAAACATTTAGCTTAATTGGTATGTTTTTGAACTTTGGTGTAAACttttatatgttttatgaaTGGAAAATTTTAGTTTCCTGAATTTGTCACAAACCAAAAAATATCACAGCTTCTTGATGCTTCTGTTCTACAAGGATTTATTGTTCCTTATGTAGACTGTAGAATAATGATAATTGTAATGTTTAGACTAGTGAGGTATTTAGGTGCAtcattgtatatttcatcagGGTATATCGGTACTAGTACATTATCATTAGGGATGCTTAGTATCAAAATTATTACCAAAGTTCAAACTTATATAATCATGTAGAATTCTATAGAAATTTAAGGTGCTCTGCAGTATTAATTTCCAAGAGTCTGCCTTTACCCCCTCTACAAAGAACATATGAGGGAGTTTACAGGAATTGCACTGTCCATCTCtccagatattttttttcttggaGATTGTCtcagaaccccccccccctaattttgtaaaaatgtcCCAGGGGTACTGTAC
This genomic window from Ostrea edulis chromosome 4, xbOstEdul1.1, whole genome shotgun sequence contains:
- the LOC125668594 gene encoding E3 ubiquitin-protein ligase RNF144A-like; amino-acid sequence: MATYTAGNNSVDLAIDPLITCQLCLMECSLREMYELKDCKCLYCEKCMRQYLQVLITDGSILTITCPDAKCKKQGRMEAPEIESLVDASLFARYHRLRHQREIELDPNRTFCPEVGCETVCHVCSTSSGEHYSPIPVDCPECGLQFCSVCKAKWHETRTCDDVMFSGRQEDAGIPYNSREDAMIKRCPVCRVPIERNDGCAQMMCKRCKHVFCWYCLASLDHDFLLRHYDKGPCKNKLGHSRASVIWHRTQVVGIFAGFGVLLLVASPFLLLAAPCILCCKCKLCKCCEEDDDVIDVVTA